Within Serratia odorifera, the genomic segment GTTCTAAATCGTCCCTTGCCCTGCTGCATCGAATAGCACGCAAAAGGGTGCTATTCTAACAGCAGGATGCTGTGGATCCCGTCCCAATGGCCGGCTTTGCTGGCCGTTGTCTTTTCTGTGACATCCTCCGGCATGACTCGCTGTTTTTGTCGCCGTTTAGCCTGCTAAATTTATCCATTGACTCTTGCCTGCCGTTGCGGAGAACCCCCCGATGCTGTCAACCATAATCAGAACTATTACGTTGGCGTTATTGGCCCTGATCGCTAGCCAAACCTCCGCGTTGAGTTTTACCCTGGAAGTATCAGGCAATATCAGCCGATTCACCGACCCGGTGAACAAACGTTATGTGTTTACCGACCAAGAGCTGTTCGCCATGCCCATGAGCAGTATTGCCACCACCACTTCATGGACGCCAAAGCGCAAATTTGACGGCGTGGCGGTGGCGGATATTCTGGCCAAGGTCGGCGCCAGGGGGCAAACGCTATCCATGCATGCGCTCAATGATTACTACATTGATATCCCGCGTTCGGACGTGGAGAAATACCATATTATTCTCGCCTACAAAATGGACGGAGAAATGCTGAAGATCAGAAACTTCGGGCCCCTGTTTCTGGTCTATCCGCGCGACGCCGCCGGCGCCGAATTAAATTCGCCTTTATATAACTCGCGCTTTATCTGGCAGGTCAACAGGATTGTGATCAAATGAAGTTAACCCAGTTCAAAAGCGGCGGCCGTCTGGCTATTCCGGCCATCTTCGCCGCACTGTTTCTTGTCGCTTCAACCATCACGCTCTATTACTACAGCGCGACGTTGTCGAAGAAAGGGTTATATGCCATCGCCGGTACGCAGGAGAATTACTCGTGGTCGATCGCCAAATTCTCGATCAAGCTGGCAGAATTTGAAACCTTCGTCGAGCAACAGAAAAATTCGCCCAAGGTTGATATTGAGGCGCTCAGGCTGCGTTTCGAAATCCTGTATTCGCGTTTTTACGTGCTGGAAACGGTCTCCGAGTCCACCCAGCCGCTATATCGCGAACCGGGTTATCCGCAGGTCATTCAACACATGCTGAAAGAAATGGATCGACTTGATCGGCTCATCAGCGCCTCGCCGCTCGATCTGTCCAACATCTCCCAAGCCATGCAGCACATGAAACCCTACGCGATCGAAATGGCCAACCTGGCTGACCATGCGGAAGTGAAACAGCGCACCGTGGCGTATGATGATTACATCGAAAAAAGGCTGATCATTTTTTATGGCCTGGTGATTATCATGTTCTCGGTGATTGCCCTGGTTGCCATTACGCTTATCGTGCTGCGTCAGCAACGTATCACCATTGAGCAACAGGCGAAGGCTATCGAAGCGGAGAAAGCGACCCGCACCAAAAACGCCTTTCTGGGAGCCATCGGCCATGAATTGCGCACTTCGCTGCAAAGCATCATGTCGGCCATCGATGTGTTGATGAACACCAAGGTTTCAGCCGAGCACGTCGATACCTTCCAGCGCCTGGAAACGGCAGCCCAGCAGATTGAAAGTCAGATGAAAGATCTCACCGACTACGCGCATCTGGACAGCGGCATGATGGAGCTGCGCATCGTGCCGTTCAACGCCGAGCGCCTGATCCAGGAAACGGCAGATGAAATCGGTATGCTGACGCGCAAAGCGCATATCAAGCTGCTGTGCGAAGTGGATTTTAGCCACGCGCAGGTGTATTCCGACCCGCTGCGCATACGCCAGATTCTGGTCAATCTGCTGACCAACGCCTATAAATACACCGAAAACGGCTCTATCACCGTGCATGGCTGCCTGCGACGCCAGCCGGGCGGTAATGCGCTGATCATTGAAGTGACCGATACCGGCATCGGTATCGAAGAAGAAAAACTCGGGCAGATCTTCCAGCCGTTCACCCAGCTCGACCAGTCACATACCAAACAATACGGCGGCGTCGGCATGGGGTTGGCGATCGTGCAGGGCCTGGTCTCGCTGCTGCAGGGCAGCGTCACCGTTTACAGCGAACAGGCCAAAGGCAGCACCTTTATCGTCAGCATTCCGGTTGACCTCGGCGACGCGCAGCCGGATCAGGCGGAACACCCGTTGACGCCGGCGGCCACCCGACTGAAAGAGCAGCAGGTTCTGGTGGTGGATGACAATAAATCGGTGGGCGACGCCTTCGCCGCGCTGCTGGATAAGCTGGGTTATCGCCATGAACAGTGTGATTCACCGGAGCGCGCGCTGCAAAAGCTGCTGCGGCGCCCTTATGATGCGCTGTTGCTGGACTTGCAGATGCCCGGCATCGACGG encodes:
- a CDS encoding molybdopterin-dependent oxidoreductase, coding for MLSTIIRTITLALLALIASQTSALSFTLEVSGNISRFTDPVNKRYVFTDQELFAMPMSSIATTTSWTPKRKFDGVAVADILAKVGARGQTLSMHALNDYYIDIPRSDVEKYHIILAYKMDGEMLKIRNFGPLFLVYPRDAAGAELNSPLYNSRFIWQVNRIVIK
- a CDS encoding hybrid sensor histidine kinase/response regulator; amino-acid sequence: MKLTQFKSGGRLAIPAIFAALFLVASTITLYYYSATLSKKGLYAIAGTQENYSWSIAKFSIKLAEFETFVEQQKNSPKVDIEALRLRFEILYSRFYVLETVSESTQPLYREPGYPQVIQHMLKEMDRLDRLISASPLDLSNISQAMQHMKPYAIEMANLADHAEVKQRTVAYDDYIEKRLIIFYGLVIIMFSVIALVAITLIVLRQQRITIEQQAKAIEAEKATRTKNAFLGAIGHELRTSLQSIMSAIDVLMNTKVSAEHVDTFQRLETAAQQIESQMKDLTDYAHLDSGMMELRIVPFNAERLIQETADEIGMLTRKAHIKLLCEVDFSHAQVYSDPLRIRQILVNLLTNAYKYTENGSITVHGCLRRQPGGNALIIEVTDTGIGIEEEKLGQIFQPFTQLDQSHTKQYGGVGMGLAIVQGLVSLLQGSVTVYSEQAKGSTFIVSIPVDLGDAQPDQAEHPLTPAATRLKEQQVLVVDDNKSVGDAFAALLDKLGYRHEQCDSPERALQKLLRRPYDALLLDLQMPGIDGAALAKKLRNQRGPNRHIPIIGISAYTPELLTAEQRAMFDDYLMKPVRMDALSNALAALFAKG